Proteins encoded in a region of the Nitrospirota bacterium genome:
- a CDS encoding cytochrome c peroxidase, with product MTKKNLLVGGLIGLMVSAIWPYVFEDVKWALASPSGSAPHGTVTIDGMTVPDIGPLPTSIPTPSTNLNYKAKIDLGTQLYFDGRLSKSGAISCAFCHNPGTGFADPRQTSIGIGGGVGGRQSPTVYNTAFNHVQFWDGRARSLEEQAIGPIQNPIEMGETHEHVVIKLSKIKGYQQQFRAVFGTEVNLQGIAEAIAAYERTVISTNSAFDQYVAGDVKAMDESAVRGLVLFKGKARCILCHNGPNFTDNQFHNLGVPQVGPLKEDLGRYSVTKAEKDKGAFKTPTLRSIIETAPYMHDGAFKTLEEVVEFLNAGGGANPNLSPLVKSLNLTPEEKADLVAFLQSLTGEPIPFQFPTLPKN from the coding sequence ATGACGAAGAAGAATCTGCTGGTAGGGGGCCTAATCGGGCTGATGGTCTCTGCAATCTGGCCATACGTTTTTGAGGATGTGAAGTGGGCCTTGGCATCACCTTCAGGCTCTGCGCCGCACGGAACGGTGACGATCGATGGGATGACGGTCCCGGATATCGGCCCACTCCCGACGTCGATTCCGACACCCTCCACGAATCTGAACTACAAAGCGAAAATCGATCTTGGGACGCAACTCTATTTCGATGGCCGCCTGTCGAAGAGCGGCGCCATTTCCTGTGCGTTCTGCCATAACCCTGGGACCGGATTTGCCGATCCTCGCCAAACCTCGATCGGGATCGGCGGCGGTGTAGGAGGACGGCAGTCGCCCACGGTCTATAATACGGCCTTCAACCACGTTCAATTTTGGGATGGCCGCGCGCGCTCGCTGGAAGAGCAGGCCATCGGGCCGATCCAGAATCCGATCGAGATGGGAGAGACGCATGAGCACGTTGTCATCAAGCTCAGCAAGATCAAGGGTTACCAGCAACAGTTCCGGGCCGTCTTCGGGACCGAGGTGAATCTGCAAGGGATTGCCGAGGCCATCGCTGCCTATGAACGGACCGTCATATCCACGAATTCCGCTTTCGATCAGTATGTAGCCGGCGACGTGAAAGCCATGGATGAATCCGCCGTGCGAGGTCTGGTTCTCTTCAAAGGCAAGGCCCGCTGCATTCTTTGTCACAACGGACCGAACTTCACCGACAACCAATTCCACAATCTCGGCGTCCCTCAAGTCGGTCCGTTGAAAGAGGATCTGGGGCGCTACTCTGTGACCAAAGCGGAAAAAGACAAAGGCGCCTTCAAGACGCCGACGCTGCGGAGTATCATTGAGACCGCGCCCTACATGCATGACGGTGCCTTCAAGACGCTGGAAGAGGTTGTGGAGTTTCTCAACGCTGGAGGCGGAGCCAATCCGAATCTGAGCCCGCTCGTCAAATCGCTCAACCTGACTCCTGAAGAGAAAGCCGATCTCGTGGCGTTTCTACAATCCCTGACAGGGGAACCGATTCCGTTTCAGTTTCCCACGCTCCCCAAGAATTAG
- a CDS encoding DUF1264 domain-containing protein, with amino-acid sequence MKKGLLAIVAMAAIGCSGVAAQKAVSAEPTSPALGYDIHVQAPHMMPDGTPGGPYHHYCKGISDKILQCLLFESTDPKAPLVAIEYFVAKDLTRKLPAIQWHRFFHDHKVEIATGRVQILDMPAEQAAKVAEIAAGTDGVIYHLWQKGLEFPDGSVSFPQSLGHKFPGHTEK; translated from the coding sequence ATGAAAAAAGGATTATTAGCCATTGTTGCGATGGCGGCCATTGGATGTAGCGGAGTCGCTGCTCAAAAGGCCGTGAGCGCAGAGCCGACAAGCCCAGCCCTCGGATACGATATCCACGTGCAGGCGCCGCACATGATGCCGGATGGCACGCCTGGCGGGCCATACCATCACTATTGCAAGGGGATTTCAGACAAGATCCTTCAATGTTTACTCTTTGAGTCGACTGATCCAAAAGCCCCGCTGGTGGCGATTGAATATTTTGTGGCGAAGGACCTGACGAGAAAACTCCCCGCCATCCAATGGCACCGGTTCTTCCATGACCATAAGGTCGAGATCGCGACTGGCCGCGTCCAAATTCTCGATATGCCGGCAGAGCAGGCTGCCAAAGTGGCTGAAATTGCGGCAGGGACAGACGGTGTGATCTATCATCTGTGGCAGAAGGGGCTGGAGTTTCCTGACGGCTCAGTCAGCTTCCCGCAGTCTCTCGGACATAAGTTCCCTGGTCACACCGAAAAGTAA
- a CDS encoding cytochrome c: MMRSMFRIILLMVCGGVIASSASLSFAADAAVLKPRVPFDQIEEAKSWKNPFEPTAENIEKGKAIFHGKAFCVTCHGRDGKGFGDIPGLVGKLPRNFTDKAWQSVRADGEILWILKNGSPGTDMASFIPLILTEEEAWHVLLYVRSFGQP; encoded by the coding sequence ATGATGCGCTCGATGTTCAGGATTATCTTATTGATGGTGTGTGGTGGGGTTATCGCGTCATCCGCATCCTTGTCTTTCGCGGCGGATGCGGCCGTGTTGAAACCACGAGTCCCCTTCGACCAGATCGAAGAAGCCAAGTCCTGGAAGAATCCGTTCGAGCCGACCGCAGAGAATATCGAGAAAGGGAAGGCGATCTTTCACGGGAAGGCATTCTGTGTCACCTGTCACGGGAGAGATGGCAAAGGATTCGGCGATATTCCAGGCCTCGTTGGCAAACTTCCGCGTAATTTCACCGACAAAGCCTGGCAGTCAGTGAGAGCCGACGGCGAAATTCTGTGGATTCTCAAGAACGGGAGTCCGGGAACGGACATGGCGTCGTTTATTCCACTTATCCTTACCGAAGAAGAAGCCTGGCATGTCCTGCTCTACGTGCGCTCATTTGGCCAACCGTAA
- a CDS encoding aldehyde dehydrogenase family protein → MEILTELGLRDVNPGASTGVGWWSSLSSERRLDSRNPATGEVLARVTPATAADYERVVVEAQRAFAQWRLVPAPKRGEVIRLIGQALRDKKDALGSLIAMEVGKIKAEGDGEVQEMIDMADFAVGQSRMLYGQTMHSERPSHRMYEQWHPLGPIGVLTAFNFPMAVWAWNAFIAAIAGDTVVWKPSPKAPLCAIAVQQICNQVIEQQGLSGIFSLVIADRTDLAETMVRDERLPLISFTGSVPVGRQVAQSVGARLGRTLLELSGNNAVIVDETADLDLAIRAILFGAVGTAGQRCTTTRRLFVQESRRDELVSRLVSVYKQVQIGDPLKSGVLMGPLIDQAAVHIYREAIEEIKKEGGEILCGGHVLPGPGNFVEPTIVLAQSRWPIVQRETFAPILYLMTYKTFNEAIAMQNDVPQGLSSALFTNHLRHSEQFLSAGGSDCGIANINLGTSGAEIGGAFGGEKTTGGGREAGSDAWKAYMRRQTNTINWGGELPLAQGITFGE, encoded by the coding sequence TTGGAGATTCTGACAGAACTGGGGCTTCGCGACGTGAATCCCGGGGCCAGCACGGGAGTCGGTTGGTGGTCGTCCCTCTCTAGCGAACGCAGGCTCGACTCTAGGAATCCTGCGACGGGAGAAGTCCTCGCCAGGGTGACGCCGGCCACGGCAGCTGATTACGAGCGGGTCGTAGTGGAGGCACAGCGAGCCTTCGCGCAATGGCGCCTGGTGCCGGCGCCGAAGCGTGGCGAGGTGATCCGGTTGATCGGCCAAGCTCTCAGGGACAAGAAAGATGCGCTGGGCAGCCTTATAGCGATGGAAGTCGGCAAGATCAAAGCCGAGGGTGACGGAGAGGTGCAGGAGATGATCGACATGGCCGACTTCGCGGTCGGCCAATCGCGGATGCTCTATGGCCAGACCATGCATTCTGAACGACCCAGCCATCGCATGTACGAACAGTGGCATCCGCTCGGACCGATCGGCGTCCTGACGGCCTTCAACTTTCCCATGGCTGTCTGGGCCTGGAATGCCTTCATTGCGGCCATCGCCGGGGATACCGTGGTGTGGAAGCCTTCACCGAAAGCGCCGCTCTGCGCGATTGCGGTTCAGCAGATTTGTAATCAGGTCATAGAACAGCAGGGGCTGTCAGGAATATTTTCGCTTGTCATCGCAGACCGTACCGATCTGGCCGAAACCATGGTGCGCGATGAGAGGCTTCCGTTAATCTCCTTCACGGGGTCGGTTCCGGTCGGTCGGCAGGTCGCACAATCCGTGGGGGCACGTCTCGGACGGACATTGTTGGAACTGAGCGGCAACAACGCTGTCATCGTCGACGAAACTGCCGATCTGGACCTGGCGATTCGGGCCATTCTCTTTGGCGCAGTCGGTACCGCCGGTCAGCGCTGTACCACCACGCGACGGCTCTTTGTGCAGGAATCGAGGCGCGATGAATTGGTCTCCCGGCTCGTCTCGGTCTACAAACAGGTGCAGATCGGCGATCCACTCAAGTCTGGCGTACTGATGGGGCCCTTGATCGATCAGGCCGCCGTGCACATATATCGAGAGGCCATCGAAGAGATTAAGAAAGAAGGGGGAGAGATTCTTTGTGGCGGGCATGTGCTGCCCGGGCCAGGAAATTTTGTCGAGCCGACGATCGTGTTGGCGCAATCCCGCTGGCCGATCGTGCAGCGGGAAACCTTTGCGCCAATTCTCTATCTCATGACCTATAAAACCTTCAATGAAGCGATTGCGATGCAGAACGATGTGCCGCAAGGTCTCTCGTCGGCCCTATTCACCAACCACCTCAGACATAGCGAACAGTTTCTGTCTGCAGGCGGCAGCGATTGCGGGATCGCCAATATCAATCTGGGAACCTCCGGGGCTGAAATCGGCGGCGCGTTCGGCGGAGAGAAAACCACCGGTGGAGGACGAGAGGCCGGTTCGGATGCCTGGAAAGCCTACATGCGGCGGCAGACGAACACGATCAACTGGGGCGGCGAATTGCCATTGGCCCAGGGCATCACATTCGGAGAGTGA